One genomic region from Leptospira tipperaryensis encodes:
- a CDS encoding citrate synthase/methylcitrate synthase translates to MNTMDLFEESKYSPGLEGIPAVKTRISKVDGIHGKLVIAGYPIEEFAEKIDFEETFFLLLEDKLPNAEQKKRIIDDLINARRFSHVQRNILESAVSENASIIECLRIGAASLSLGKPFTSSEEESYAVVATLPLIVAWVYRLKKGLNPILPNPELSLAANFLSMLGITPNPKKIKALNTYWNTVADHGLNASTFTARVIASTQSDMISAATGAIGALKGPLHGGAPGPALDMVFEIGTPTAAEEYLRHKMEKGERLMGFGHRIYKVRDPRADVLASASKELYELPELINFYSLAMYVEKTALRLLKEYKPDRTLHTNVEFYTALLLHGLDLPTDLFTPVFAIGRASGWMAHCLEQKKERILRPDAIYIGAEDKHWR, encoded by the coding sequence ATGAATACAATGGATCTTTTCGAAGAAAGTAAATACAGCCCCGGCCTGGAAGGAATTCCCGCCGTAAAGACTCGAATTTCCAAGGTGGACGGAATCCACGGTAAACTCGTAATCGCGGGATATCCCATAGAGGAATTCGCGGAAAAAATCGATTTTGAAGAAACGTTTTTTCTTCTCTTAGAAGACAAACTTCCAAACGCCGAACAAAAAAAAAGGATCATAGACGATCTTATTAACGCGAGAAGATTTTCTCATGTTCAGAGAAACATCTTAGAAAGTGCCGTTTCCGAAAACGCATCCATCATAGAATGTCTCCGAATCGGAGCCGCGTCTTTATCCTTAGGAAAACCCTTCACTTCGAGTGAAGAGGAAAGTTATGCGGTCGTTGCTACCTTACCCTTAATCGTCGCCTGGGTATATCGTCTCAAAAAAGGATTGAATCCGATTCTTCCCAATCCGGAGCTAAGTCTTGCAGCCAACTTTCTTTCTATGCTAGGAATTACTCCGAATCCTAAAAAGATAAAGGCTCTCAATACATACTGGAACACCGTAGCCGATCACGGACTCAATGCGTCCACGTTTACGGCAAGAGTGATCGCTTCCACTCAGTCGGATATGATTTCCGCTGCGACCGGCGCGATCGGAGCTCTAAAAGGACCGCTTCACGGAGGTGCTCCGGGACCTGCCTTAGATATGGTCTTTGAAATTGGAACCCCCACCGCAGCCGAAGAATACCTCAGACATAAAATGGAAAAGGGAGAAAGGCTGATGGGCTTTGGTCATCGTATCTATAAGGTGCGGGATCCAAGAGCGGACGTCTTAGCCTCCGCATCAAAAGAACTCTACGAACTTCCGGAATTGATAAACTTTTATTCTTTGGCGATGTATGTCGAAAAAACTGCACTTCGTTTATTAAAAGAATACAAACCCGATCGAACTCTGCATACAAACGTGGAATTTTATACCGCGCTTTTACTACACGGCCTCGATCTTCCAACGGATCTTTTCACTCCCGTTTTTGCGATCGGAAGAGCTTCGGGATGGATGGCACATTGTCTGGAACAAAAAAAGGAAAGAATTTTAAGACCGGATGCGATTTATATCGGCGCCGAAGACAAACACTGGAGATAA
- a CDS encoding SgcJ/EcaC family oxidoreductase, whose protein sequence is MEIKEITTNIIRTLESAWNRANGEEFGKPFAKNSDYVDIRGDLHYSDAAVANGHQAIFDTIYKDSKIKLELLQANQIDLNTILVHAKASLDCPSGPLVGKTDSTISMILTNSDENWSIRAFHNTLKPLVR, encoded by the coding sequence ATGGAAATCAAAGAAATCACCACAAACATCATCCGAACCTTAGAATCTGCATGGAATCGTGCAAACGGCGAAGAGTTTGGAAAACCATTCGCAAAAAATTCCGACTATGTGGACATTCGTGGCGATTTACATTATTCCGATGCGGCGGTTGCCAACGGACATCAGGCAATCTTCGATACGATCTATAAAGACAGTAAAATTAAATTGGAATTGCTCCAAGCCAATCAAATCGACTTGAATACGATTTTGGTTCACGCTAAGGCGAGCTTAGATTGTCCCAGCGGCCCCTTGGTAGGGAAAACCGATTCGACCATTTCTATGATACTCACAAACTCCGATGAAAATTGGTCGATCCGTGCTTTTCATAATACGTTGAAACCTTTGGTCCGATAA
- a CDS encoding LA_2478/LA_2722/LA_4182 family protein, whose translation MNLSRLRTFLILVSIPLILWTCRKGPSISKEEVQKLSKDYFTRLCTKTAECASRYLETLPASEKTSENSAYSVDQCMEEQKDQNILPDEYEKVTDKQIAKVKICMEDLLKVPCEEMEGGGIPSCQELFQSSKDE comes from the coding sequence ATGAACCTATCTCGTTTGAGAACTTTTCTTATCCTCGTATCGATTCCTCTGATCCTCTGGACTTGCAGAAAAGGTCCGTCCATTTCCAAGGAAGAAGTCCAAAAGCTCAGTAAGGACTACTTCACACGTCTTTGTACTAAAACTGCGGAATGCGCGAGTCGTTATCTCGAAACTCTGCCCGCTTCCGAAAAGACTTCGGAGAATTCAGCTTACTCCGTGGATCAGTGTATGGAAGAACAAAAAGACCAGAACATTCTTCCGGACGAATACGAGAAGGTGACCGATAAGCAGATCGCTAAGGTAAAGATATGTATGGAAGATCTTCTCAAGGTCCCCTGTGAGGAAATGGAAGGAGGAGGGATTCCTTCTTGTCAGGAACTCTTTCAGTCCTCTAAAGACGAATAA
- a CDS encoding ATP-binding protein — protein sequence MDSGKKKEYENLFRMQIPSHPRYLSIIRSLVYNLAFENGFTASDSADLKLAVGECLLNVIKHSYGGKKNLPIFLEINLYDNRMEIRIRDFGSQKNLSEIRGYEPNDYREEGIGLYLVKKLTDHFYLDQSLPEGNRLILTKLK from the coding sequence ATGGACTCAGGCAAAAAGAAAGAATATGAGAATCTGTTTCGAATGCAGATTCCTTCTCATCCACGTTATCTTTCGATCATCCGAAGTTTAGTTTATAATTTAGCTTTTGAGAATGGGTTTACGGCGAGCGATTCCGCGGACTTAAAACTCGCGGTAGGGGAATGCCTACTCAATGTCATCAAACATTCCTACGGCGGAAAAAAAAATCTCCCTATCTTTTTAGAAATCAATCTTTACGACAATCGAATGGAAATTCGAATTCGTGACTTTGGAAGTCAGAAAAATCTTTCCGAAATCAGAGGTTATGAACCCAATGATTATAGGGAGGAAGGAATCGGTCTTTATCTCGTAAAAAAACTTACGGATCATTTTTACTTGGACCAATCTCTGCCAGAGGGAAACCGACTGATTCTTACAAAACTAAAATGA
- the xerD gene encoding site-specific tyrosine recombinase XerD, translating into MTSSHNNLLQNFQEYLSVEKGLSDNSIYSYGYDLNKFKNFLEKEHIDFLEVQANDIMRFLNEEKDRKISSKTIAREVVAIRQFYKFLKDEKKLDTNPTEKIETPEVMRSIPDYLTQEEIDELFDTIREDNLYELRDKCIFELLYSSGLRISEACNLKLTDMDLEGMTLTVEGKGGRQRLVPFGEKSLDILNRYLKQSRPFILKARNCEYLFVSKKGSYINRKSVWRLLNHYIKRTTIAKKVTPHTLRHSFATHLLENHADLKSVQELLGHIDISTTQIYTHMANKTLKEVHKKFHPRG; encoded by the coding sequence GTGACATCTTCACATAACAACCTACTTCAAAATTTCCAGGAATATCTCTCCGTAGAAAAAGGATTAAGCGACAACTCGATCTACTCCTATGGTTACGATTTGAATAAGTTTAAGAACTTTCTGGAAAAGGAACACATCGATTTCCTTGAAGTTCAGGCGAATGACATCATGCGGTTTTTAAACGAGGAAAAGGATCGTAAGATCAGCTCCAAAACGATTGCAAGAGAAGTGGTCGCGATTCGACAGTTTTACAAGTTCCTAAAGGACGAAAAAAAACTCGATACCAACCCGACTGAAAAAATTGAAACTCCCGAAGTAATGCGCAGCATTCCTGATTATCTGACTCAGGAAGAAATCGACGAACTCTTTGATACCATCCGAGAAGACAATCTCTACGAACTTCGAGACAAGTGCATTTTTGAATTACTCTATTCTTCCGGACTTCGAATTTCGGAAGCCTGCAATCTAAAACTCACGGATATGGATCTCGAAGGAATGACCCTCACGGTGGAAGGGAAGGGCGGTCGCCAAAGACTGGTTCCTTTCGGCGAAAAGTCCTTGGACATCCTGAATCGTTATCTAAAACAAAGCCGACCTTTTATATTAAAAGCCAGAAACTGCGAATACCTTTTTGTTTCTAAAAAAGGTTCTTATATCAATCGCAAATCAGTCTGGAGACTTCTCAATCACTATATCAAACGTACGACTATTGCAAAAAAGGTGACTCCTCATACGCTGAGACACTCCTTTGCGACTCACCTTTTGGAAAATCACGCGGATCTCAAATCCGTTCAGGAACTTTTGGGTCACATCGATATTTCGACCACTCAGATTTATACGCACATGGCGAATAAGACCCTGAAAGAAGTTCATAAAAAATTTCACCCGAGAGGATAA
- a CDS encoding LA_2486 family SGNH/GDSL-type esterase — MKSFPYLKIVILLIVCVLLGEVLMRMFPPSGLVYRLRDKQVHCIEEREIPEILLCRNSDTILPHPAGFTFRVRVNSDAERIVSEEKIIPGSKPEVWLMGDSIAYGFGQNDEDTIAWKLQGALKEKGIQVRNLGVDSLGTGGIQRRMERTLGCEDSSLEKGCHPPKAAFWIYHPSDLQDVHREFYLRNSFSGRMLFRGSVFLSRYSALYNYSKIQSENRRLEKLRALGPEVIPETLSDYSDDHPSFKEMRKFFEACKKEKILLTVLLYPNGTHSLTPLPSTPLLDQIGRIAKEEGIPVLDTRPDFLRSYNEKKTDFYLKNDGHPNAVAAELIAKRILERIK, encoded by the coding sequence ATGAAATCATTTCCGTATCTTAAAATAGTTATTCTTCTGATCGTCTGTGTATTGTTAGGTGAAGTTCTCATGAGAATGTTTCCTCCGTCCGGTCTCGTCTATAGACTCAGGGACAAACAGGTGCATTGTATCGAAGAAAGGGAGATTCCCGAAATTCTTCTCTGTAGGAATTCGGATACGATTCTTCCCCATCCGGCGGGTTTTACGTTTCGTGTTCGTGTAAACTCGGACGCGGAAAGAATCGTCTCGGAAGAAAAAATCATCCCTGGATCCAAACCCGAAGTCTGGTTGATGGGTGATTCGATTGCTTACGGCTTTGGACAAAACGATGAAGATACAATCGCTTGGAAATTGCAAGGCGCTCTGAAAGAAAAAGGAATCCAGGTGAGAAATCTGGGAGTTGATTCTCTCGGCACCGGAGGAATCCAAAGAAGAATGGAGAGAACTCTCGGCTGCGAGGATTCTTCCTTGGAAAAAGGTTGTCATCCTCCGAAGGCCGCGTTCTGGATCTATCACCCTTCCGATTTACAGGACGTTCACAGAGAATTCTATCTTCGAAATTCCTTTTCCGGAAGAATGTTATTTCGAGGTTCGGTTTTTTTATCCAGATACAGCGCACTCTACAATTATTCTAAGATTCAGAGCGAGAATCGAAGACTGGAGAAGTTACGCGCTCTTGGTCCCGAGGTTATTCCCGAAACGCTTTCCGATTATTCGGACGATCATCCTTCCTTCAAAGAGATGCGAAAGTTTTTCGAGGCCTGTAAGAAGGAAAAAATTCTTCTCACCGTTTTACTTTATCCGAATGGAACACATTCTCTGACTCCTCTTCCATCTACGCCGCTTTTAGATCAGATCGGTAGGATCGCGAAAGAAGAAGGGATTCCCGTTTTGGACACAAGGCCCGATTTTTTAAGATCTTACAACGAGAAGAAAACGGACTTCTATCTCAAAAACGACGGTCATCCGAACGCGGTAGCCGCTGAGTTGATCGCAAAGCGGATCTTAGAAAGAATCAAATAA
- a CDS encoding DUF1564 domain-containing protein: MGVLLIHSGPPIQSTLQENQTNVVTLLIPESTLLLYSEKEGRNLPKRIPYLLRRYAKFLTASPRLGKNAGNTLYQNACGLKKMKRRNVRIGTGSWALLGALAQAHGVSRCFLFNYLLWLDRAEVGDSIVRTMNEGGPTFHENYSYILHLDLLKNKISRILKCVPEDYFYVLDYRDWFPS, encoded by the coding sequence ATGGGCGTATTATTGATCCATTCCGGACCTCCTATCCAATCGACTCTTCAAGAAAATCAAACGAACGTCGTCACTCTGTTGATACCGGAATCGACTTTGTTACTTTATTCCGAAAAAGAGGGACGAAACCTTCCCAAAAGAATACCTTATCTTTTAAGACGTTATGCGAAATTCTTAACCGCCAGCCCAAGGCTGGGTAAGAATGCAGGTAATACGTTGTATCAGAATGCCTGCGGTTTGAAAAAGATGAAAAGAAGGAATGTCCGGATAGGCACTGGGAGCTGGGCTTTGCTAGGAGCTCTTGCACAAGCCCATGGAGTATCCCGTTGTTTTCTTTTTAATTATCTGCTGTGGTTGGATCGGGCCGAAGTTGGGGATTCTATTGTGAGAACGATGAATGAGGGAGGTCCTACATTTCACGAGAATTACAGTTATATCCTCCACCTCGATCTTCTCAAAAATAAAATTTCACGCATACTCAAATGCGTTCCCGAAGACTATTTTTATGTTTTAGATTATCGAGACTGGTTTCCTTCCTAA
- a CDS encoding MBOAT family O-acyltransferase → MLFNSVQYLIFAPVVILVYFWLPARFQRFWLLVASLYFYAIFKIPFILLLIYSIVLTYFAVKGMESTTSKFWKLTYLNVAVWGNLLLLYMFKYMDFSLHAWNVFTNSAPCDPMYVSLTGAMLPMGISFFTLQAISYAVDVYRGTVPQARSLFQFALFLSFFPQLVAGPIIRAQDMLHQFLENYTYRKENLLPGVRQLAWGLFKKTFVADPISLTVDPVFTNPGAYDSLSLLITSFLFSFQIYCDFSGYSDVAIGTGRIMGYRIPENFTRPFLSQTVTEFWRRWHISFSSWLRDYIYISLGGNRVSVLRAYFNVFITTFVSGLWHGADWNFIIWGACHASVMVFERFIFSFSILKRGWDKIPEWIKYAYPFFIFSFSMFFFRAKPSPEYGYETSLDLAFAIVKRSFSFESGQSLRIPVAVLLAVLVLFGSDYLQEKRQAWMEKIQDEPWVVYPLSGMMVLVGFILYSVTVSQPFLYFQF, encoded by the coding sequence ATGCTCTTTAACTCGGTTCAATATCTCATTTTTGCTCCCGTAGTCATTCTTGTATATTTTTGGCTTCCCGCTAGATTTCAGAGATTTTGGCTTTTGGTCGCGAGTTTGTATTTTTACGCGATCTTTAAGATTCCATTCATTCTACTTTTAATATATTCGATTGTTTTAACATACTTTGCCGTAAAGGGAATGGAATCTACAACTTCCAAGTTTTGGAAACTTACCTATTTGAACGTCGCGGTTTGGGGAAACCTGCTCTTATTGTATATGTTCAAATACATGGATTTCTCTTTGCACGCTTGGAACGTATTTACGAACTCCGCGCCTTGCGATCCGATGTATGTTTCTCTTACGGGGGCGATGCTTCCGATGGGAATTTCATTTTTTACTCTGCAAGCGATTTCTTATGCGGTGGACGTCTATCGCGGAACGGTTCCACAAGCGAGAAGTCTTTTTCAGTTCGCGCTCTTTCTTTCCTTTTTTCCTCAGCTTGTGGCTGGTCCGATCATTCGCGCTCAGGATATGCTCCATCAGTTTTTGGAGAATTATACTTATAGAAAGGAAAATCTTCTTCCGGGTGTGCGTCAACTTGCCTGGGGACTTTTTAAAAAAACCTTTGTGGCCGATCCGATTTCTTTGACGGTCGATCCCGTTTTTACAAATCCAGGAGCTTACGATTCACTTTCTTTATTGATCACTTCTTTCCTGTTTTCCTTTCAGATCTATTGTGACTTCTCCGGCTATTCGGATGTCGCGATCGGAACCGGAAGAATTATGGGTTATAGAATTCCGGAAAACTTTACGAGACCCTTTCTTTCTCAGACAGTAACCGAGTTTTGGAGGAGATGGCATATATCCTTTTCTTCTTGGCTTCGCGATTATATTTACATTTCTCTCGGCGGAAATCGAGTGAGTGTTCTTCGTGCGTATTTCAATGTATTTATCACGACGTTTGTGAGCGGACTCTGGCACGGAGCCGATTGGAATTTTATTATTTGGGGAGCTTGTCACGCAAGCGTGATGGTCTTTGAAAGATTTATCTTTTCTTTTTCGATTCTCAAACGAGGTTGGGATAAGATTCCGGAATGGATCAAGTATGCGTATCCGTTCTTTATCTTTTCCTTTTCTATGTTTTTCTTTCGGGCAAAACCTTCACCTGAATACGGATATGAGACTAGTTTGGATCTTGCCTTTGCGATCGTGAAGCGGAGTTTCTCTTTTGAGAGCGGCCAGAGTTTGAGAATCCCGGTTGCGGTTTTACTGGCGGTTCTGGTTTTGTTTGGCTCGGACTATCTACAAGAGAAGAGACAGGCTTGGATGGAAAAAATCCAAGACGAACCTTGGGTCGTCTATCCTCTTTCGGGGATGATGGTGTTGGTCGGGTTTATTCTTTATAGCGTTACGGTGAGCCAACCTTTCCTTTACTTTCAATTCTAA
- a CDS encoding LA_2490 family SGNH/GDSL-type esterase codes for MKGSFSLAGRVLAFFVIIFLGTEILLNVLQAPSLQYYRDQKVLHRYNPIYYVDLAPNKDIYIRHFAGKWEGRFRTNSLGMRGLEEPDPEKSKLACLGDSLVMGFGVGDEDTFCNQLNGIELRGGPRQSMNLAVDAYGSLGAVRRLKDMAPKLKNLKEVLFFVSANDFTIPEELRAKGMLSDDEVDEIRDKDPSFNRNFQIQFELSRASYTLQALKLALEQLKVQYAFTSFKLRTEWNSTGLSSESTPDQTPVRYMKYSFFRTSPKENCAPDSSLETLEKKNVVVVVPTPGTMSQEEYKKQFCPEAIPDYFSCQDGEPALNSLEPLPKITQRAYDEMIEYTRSQGIRLIVVLMPIQVEEIFCRNQGKYHPLENYALRAAGYFEKRGVPTLKLRRETSEMCGEVIDTPRGKKFSGIRDYFIPEDGHLTVPGNNWAKRAVVKQLKELEKNAL; via the coding sequence ATGAAAGGATCCTTCTCCTTGGCAGGACGCGTGCTTGCCTTCTTCGTCATCATCTTTTTAGGAACCGAGATTCTTCTCAATGTTCTCCAAGCTCCTTCTCTTCAGTATTATCGAGATCAAAAGGTCTTACACCGATACAATCCGATTTATTACGTGGATCTTGCTCCGAACAAAGACATTTACATCCGTCACTTTGCGGGGAAATGGGAGGGAAGGTTTCGAACCAATTCTCTGGGAATGAGAGGTTTAGAAGAACCGGACCCGGAAAAATCAAAGCTCGCTTGTCTTGGAGACAGTCTTGTGATGGGTTTTGGAGTCGGAGACGAGGATACGTTTTGCAATCAATTGAATGGAATCGAACTAAGAGGCGGCCCAAGACAATCGATGAATTTGGCGGTAGATGCCTACGGTTCTTTGGGCGCGGTTCGAAGATTGAAGGACATGGCACCGAAGTTAAAGAATCTCAAAGAGGTTCTTTTCTTTGTTTCCGCAAACGACTTTACGATTCCGGAAGAACTTCGAGCGAAAGGAATGCTTTCCGACGACGAAGTGGATGAGATCCGAGATAAGGATCCGTCTTTCAATAGAAACTTTCAGATTCAGTTCGAACTTTCCCGTGCTTCCTACACCTTACAGGCGTTAAAACTCGCGCTTGAACAGCTCAAGGTTCAATACGCATTTACTTCCTTTAAGTTAAGGACGGAATGGAATTCCACAGGACTTTCTTCGGAATCAACTCCGGATCAAACTCCGGTCCGTTACATGAAGTATTCTTTTTTTCGAACTTCGCCAAAAGAAAACTGCGCTCCCGATTCTTCTTTAGAAACATTAGAAAAGAAGAATGTAGTAGTTGTAGTTCCTACGCCGGGAACGATGTCGCAGGAAGAATACAAAAAACAATTTTGTCCCGAAGCGATCCCGGATTATTTTTCCTGTCAGGACGGGGAACCTGCTCTAAATTCTTTAGAACCACTTCCTAAGATTACACAAAGAGCCTATGATGAAATGATTGAATATACCCGCTCTCAGGGAATTCGTTTGATCGTAGTTTTGATGCCGATACAGGTGGAAGAGATTTTTTGTAGAAATCAAGGGAAGTATCATCCTCTGGAAAACTACGCGCTTCGCGCGGCCGGTTATTTCGAAAAAAGAGGAGTTCCCACACTCAAACTTCGGAGAGAAACTTCCGAGATGTGCGGAGAAGTGATCGATACTCCGAGAGGAAAAAAATTCTCCGGGATCCGCGATTATTTTATTCCGGAAGACGGGCATCTAACCGTTCCGGGGAACAACTGGGCGAAAAGAGCGGTTGTAAAACAACTCAAGGAATTAGAAAAGAATGCTCTTTAA